CTCGGGCATGGTATAGCCGGTAAAGGTCTCGATTCCACAACGGTAGGCGACGAGCCAAAGGATCGAAAGCAAGAGCGTGCCGACGCCGCGGCCTTGGTCGCGATCGAGAACGGTGGCGGAAATCTCCGCGTCCGTAGGATCGGTCTTGGAACGCCAGAAGCTGGCGGCACCGAGGCCGGGGAAACCCTCGCGGGTGGGATCGAAGACGGTCCAGATGGCGTGGTTCGGGAGATCCCCGGTGAGCAAACGATCGAGCATCGCATCCCCGATGATCTCGCCATCCCGGACCCAGAAGCGCTGGTAGCGGGCATCCGGAGAGAGCATCCGGTAACCTTCCGCGACGTAGCTGCGATCCGCCGGGGTCAGTGGCTTGGCCACGACCGGGGTGCCATCGCGGAGCAGGAGTTCCAGCCGATCAGGAATCATTCGCCCGAATGGAAACCCTGATCCGGGGTTGGGGTGGAGAAAAATTTCATCGTGTGGCCGCGCGGGACAGGCAGGCTGCTGGCATGCTTCTGGAAATCTGTGTGGACTCGCTCGATTCGGTCATCGCTTGTGCGGAAGGCGGCGTCGATCGCATCGAACTCTGTACCTCGCTCACCGAGGGTGGGCTCACGCCGAGTGCCGGGATGCTGGCTCAGGCGCGTGACATTTTCCCCGGTGAGATCGCGATGATGATCCGGCCGCGAGGCGGTGATTTCGTTTATAGCCCGGTGGAGGTTGTTGCGATGTCCGCGGACATCGAGCTGGCGCGCGATCTAGGTGCAGATGCCGTAGTCTTCGGCTGCTTGGCGCCGGATGGTTCGATCGATATCGCGGCAGTGGAGACCTTGCTGGAAGTTTGCAGCGGGATGCCGGCGGTGTTCCACCGTGCCTTTGATGTGAGCAGGGATTTGTTGGAGTCCTTGGAGACGATCATCGAGCTTGGCTTCGAGCGCATCCTCACCAGCGGTGGGAAGCCTTACGTCATGCAAGCGCTGGATACGATCGCAGGGCTTGTGACGAAGGCAGGCGACCGCATCGAGATCCTTCCGGGCGGAGGGATCAAGGCCGAGCAGATCGCGGAGATCGTCACGGCAACCAAGGTCGAGCAGATCCATCTTTCCGCGCGCAGCCTGCAGGAAAGCGCGATGAGCTTCCGGAAGCCTGAGATTCCGATGGGCGCGAGTTCGGTACCCGGAGAATACGAGCGGCTGATTGCGGATGCAGCCTTGATCGCGAAGGCGCGGGAGATGCTGCACGCGTGATCAGGCGGCCCTGCCGACCTTCTCCCGGAGCGCGAGTGGAAGGAGGATGGCGCTGGAGATCACTCCGAGAATAATGAAGCAGACAAAGACGCCATCCCAGCCCCAACGATCCTTGATGGCGATGGGTAGCATGCCGGCAAAGAGCATGGAGGTGGAGCCAATGCCATTGATGATCCCCGCCGCGGAGGCGGCGCTACCGCTGCCGCCGATGTCTTGAGCGGCCGTGCCCGAGATAATGGCGTCCGCGATGTAGAGGAAGAAGCCGATCACTGCCAGCCCGGCAACATTTCCCCACAGGCCGCTGGAAGCGCTACTCATGCGGTAGACCACCAGCGCCGCAACCATGCCGATCAGGGCAAGAAAGGCCAGGCGGCAGCGGTTGTTCGGGAAGAAGCGGTCTGCCACGATACCGCCGATCAAGAGACCAAGCACGCCACCGATCTCGAAGCCATTCGAGACGTAAGCCGAGTTCCCATCGCTCATCCCCACGGCGGTCGCGAGGTAGTATGGGAGCCAAGCGAAGAACGCATAGCGCACGAATTTCAAACCGGTGTAGCTGAAGCCGAGAAGCAGCACGGCGGGCTCCCGGATCATGTGGGAGAACCCTTCTCCCCTTCCCCTCTCGACAGCGATCTCCGGAGCATCCTCACCGAAAGAGTATCCGGCATCCTCAGGCGTGTTGATGAGGAAGAGCCCTTGGATGATACCCACCAGCAATACCGTCACCCCTGTGAAGAGGAAGACTTGGCGCCAGCCGTAGTGCTCCAGGATGTAACCGGCGATCATGTTCGCAGCGAGGCTTCCGAAGATGTAACAGGTCAGCCAGAAACCCATCACGCGGCCGCGTTTCGCATGGCTCACCCAGAGGGTGACCACCTTGCAGCAATTCGGCCAGCCGGTCGCTTGGAATAGGCCGTTCAGCGTGAAGCAAATCGCCAGTACCGCGACGAAGGGGAAGATCCCGAAAGCAAGCGTGGCGATGGCGGAAAGAATCATGCCCAGCGAAAGGCCGATACGCGGGCCAATCCGATCACCCAGCGCACCGCTCATGAACTGACCGATGGCATAGCAGGCACCATAACCGGTCTGCACGGCGGCAATGAGCTTCTCCGAAAAGCCATCTTCCGTCAGGGCGTGGGTCGCGACACCCAGGTGCTTTCTCGTGAGGTAGTAAAAAAAATACGCAAGATAGGTCAGCACCACCATGCGCGTCTGCAAGGAGAACGGCGGAGGCGAAGCGGCGATGGTATCAGGGTTATGGCCAATCGTCCGCTTTGCTTCCATCGTCGTCCTTAAATTACCATGGCAGCGACCAGGTCTTTTCGTGAGTGAAAAATTTGATCGCCTCGATCACCCCTTCCTTCACCCCGAGGCCTGAATCCCTGGTCCCCCCGAAAGGCGTCAGTTCGAGCCGGTAACCGGGGACCTCGTTGACGTTCGTCGTGCCGGTCTTCAGCTCCTTGCATGCCTTCAATGCGAGCGAGAGGTCATTGGTGACAATGCCGCTACTCAGGCCGAAGTTGCCCGAGTTGTAGTAGGAAATCGCGTCGTCGAGATCGCGGATCGGGATGATGGGGGCCAAGGGACCGAAGCTCTCGAGTGCCACCATTTCCGCATCACGCGGGACATTGGCGATGATGGTCGGCTCCAGGAGGGAACCGCGCCTTGCGCCACCGAGCAGCACCTCGGCACCCATGCCCACACTGGCTTCGACACGACGCTGGAGCTCTGCGGCTGCCTGGGCGTGGATCATGGTTCCTACCACCGTGGCGGGATCTTCGGGATCGCCGCAGGAGTATTCCTCGCGGACGAGCTTCACGAAGCGATCCGTAAAGGCATCGACGACTCCTTCTTGAACGAGGATACGCTTCACCGCGGTGCAGCGTTGGCCGGAATTCCGGAATGAGCCCTCCGCGGCAAGCTTGGCAGCGAGATCGAGATCCGCGTCGTTCAGGATGATCAGCGGAGAGTTGCCCCCCAGCTCGAGGCAGAGGCGCTTGTAGCCGCAGGTGCGGGCGATGCTTTTCCCGATTTCGACCGAGCCGGTGAAGGTGACGATCTCCACGCGATCATCCGTGATCATCGGGATG
This portion of the Luteolibacter luteus genome encodes:
- a CDS encoding GNAT family N-acetyltransferase translates to MIPDRLELLLRDGTPVVAKPLTPADRSYVAEGYRMLSPDARYQRFWVRDGEIIGDAMLDRLLTGDLPNHAIWTVFDPTREGFPGLGAASFWRSKTDPTDAEISATVLDRDQGRGVGTLLLSILWLVAYRCGIETFTGYTMPENRGALRWMRETGAQGEWDGYNAIFRWKLGDLDAIPATPAGADLAGRLADLSPLIL
- a CDS encoding copper homeostasis protein CutC, with protein sequence METLIRGWGGEKFHRVAARDRQAAGMLLEICVDSLDSVIACAEGGVDRIELCTSLTEGGLTPSAGMLAQARDIFPGEIAMMIRPRGGDFVYSPVEVVAMSADIELARDLGADAVVFGCLAPDGSIDIAAVETLLEVCSGMPAVFHRAFDVSRDLLESLETIIELGFERILTSGGKPYVMQALDTIAGLVTKAGDRIEILPGGGIKAEQIAEIVTATKVEQIHLSARSLQESAMSFRKPEIPMGASSVPGEYERLIADAALIAKAREMLHA
- a CDS encoding MFS transporter; the protein is MEAKRTIGHNPDTIAASPPPFSLQTRMVVLTYLAYFFYYLTRKHLGVATHALTEDGFSEKLIAAVQTGYGACYAIGQFMSGALGDRIGPRIGLSLGMILSAIATLAFGIFPFVAVLAICFTLNGLFQATGWPNCCKVVTLWVSHAKRGRVMGFWLTCYIFGSLAANMIAGYILEHYGWRQVFLFTGVTVLLVGIIQGLFLINTPEDAGYSFGEDAPEIAVERGRGEGFSHMIREPAVLLLGFSYTGLKFVRYAFFAWLPYYLATAVGMSDGNSAYVSNGFEIGGVLGLLIGGIVADRFFPNNRCRLAFLALIGMVAALVVYRMSSASSGLWGNVAGLAVIGFFLYIADAIISGTAAQDIGGSGSAASAAGIINGIGSTSMLFAGMLPIAIKDRWGWDGVFVCFIILGVISSAILLPLALREKVGRAA
- a CDS encoding aldehyde dehydrogenase family protein — its product is MSDRESVTWSTVHLPSFIAGEPVTTGSSLEVRYPWDDSLTGTAALIGPEHLEQAIIKALAFPSESLTRRDRHDILRKAAAMLAERRDEFAALITRETGLAIREAKYETTRSSDVLEFAAMEALRDDGRIFSCDITPNGRPRKIFTSRYPVRLVGAITPFNHPLNQVVHKLAPAIAAGAPVLLKPSDRTPLTALKFAKILYEAGLPGPMLSLFVGGIDDIVIPMITDDRVEIVTFTGSVEIGKSIARTCGYKRLCLELGGNSPLIILNDADLDLAAKLAAEGSFRNSGQRCTAVKRILVQEGVVDAFTDRFVKLVREEYSCGDPEDPATVVGTMIHAQAAAELQRRVEASVGMGAEVLLGGARRGSLLEPTIIANVPRDAEMVALESFGPLAPIIPIRDLDDAISYYNSGNFGLSSGIVTNDLSLALKACKELKTGTTNVNEVPGYRLELTPFGGTRDSGLGVKEGVIEAIKFFTHEKTWSLPW